In Tessaracoccus flavus, the following are encoded in one genomic region:
- a CDS encoding SCO family protein → MIGRRLLLLTAAGAAVVAACSPSDGGPVASVADDGSDWHGTGLESGGNPLPDVTLTDQDGNPYNLAEDPSTAAVVLFFGYTNCPDVCPGILADMATAKRRLPEDLVDDVTLIVVTTDPARDTPEALKEYLARVDDSFIGLTGSLDDIKPAALSLGIDIAEGKQLPSGGYEVDHGSYVLGFGEDRLLRVVWNEVPVSGMKDDYARLIG, encoded by the coding sequence GTGATCGGTCGCCGTCTGCTCCTCCTGACCGCCGCGGGCGCTGCGGTGGTGGCGGCCTGTTCTCCCTCGGACGGGGGACCGGTGGCGTCGGTGGCCGACGACGGCTCCGACTGGCACGGGACCGGGCTGGAGTCCGGCGGCAACCCCCTGCCCGATGTGACGCTGACCGACCAGGACGGCAACCCGTACAACCTGGCCGAGGACCCGTCCACCGCAGCGGTGGTGCTGTTCTTCGGCTACACCAACTGCCCGGACGTCTGCCCGGGGATCCTGGCCGACATGGCCACCGCCAAGCGCCGCCTGCCCGAGGACCTCGTCGACGACGTGACCCTGATCGTCGTGACCACGGACCCAGCGCGGGACACCCCGGAGGCGCTCAAGGAGTACCTCGCGCGCGTGGACGACTCGTTCATCGGTCTGACCGGCAGCCTGGACGACATCAAACCCGCGGCGCTCAGTCTGGGCATCGACATCGCCGAGGGCAAGCAGTTGCCCAGCGGTGGTTACGAGGTCGATCACGGCTCCTACGTGCTCGGCTTCGGCGAGGACCGGCTACTGCGCGTGGTCTGGAACGAGGTTCCCGTCTCGGGCATGAAGGACGATTACGCCCGCCTCATCGGCTAG
- a CDS encoding HGxxPAAW family protein, whose translation MTSAPKYYHHGRSPAAWAGSIAAAVGFIIVAIAAMLGPNWTLVIIGAAIVLVAGLATLIMKIMGFGQP comes from the coding sequence ATGACGAGTGCGCCGAAGTACTACCACCATGGCCGGAGCCCCGCCGCGTGGGCGGGCTCCATCGCCGCCGCGGTGGGCTTCATCATCGTGGCCATCGCCGCCATGCTGGGCCCCAACTGGACGCTGGTCATCATCGGCGCGGCCATCGTGCTCGTCGCAGGTCTGGCGACCCTGATCATGAAGATCATGGGGTTCGGTCAGCCGTGA
- the trpA gene encoding tryptophan synthase subunit alpha has translation MGRSGQLVSDLLDQGRPALVAYLPVGYPSVEDSLKAVTAVVEGTDGRGADIVEIGIPYSDPLMDGLVIQHATAKARARGVRTRDAFRAVEAAAAAGATPMVMSYWNLIEAYGAEAFARDLAAAGGAGVITPDLPPDDCPEWFAATDGYELDRVFLIAPSSTDERIELTMSSCRGWVYASSVMGVTGARAATSDAAPVITERARSIDPGLPVGIGLGVSTGDQAAEIGSFADLVIVGSALLNCLASDGLDLQSDLIALRKLADDLADGVARARQ, from the coding sequence CTGGGCCGCTCCGGCCAGCTGGTGTCCGACCTGCTGGACCAGGGGCGTCCGGCACTGGTCGCCTACCTGCCGGTCGGCTACCCCAGCGTCGAGGACTCCCTCAAGGCCGTCACCGCCGTCGTCGAGGGCACCGACGGTCGCGGTGCCGACATCGTCGAGATCGGCATCCCGTACTCCGACCCCCTCATGGACGGTCTGGTCATCCAGCACGCCACCGCCAAGGCCAGGGCGCGCGGGGTGCGCACCCGGGACGCCTTCCGCGCGGTGGAGGCGGCAGCAGCCGCAGGCGCGACACCCATGGTGATGAGCTACTGGAACCTCATCGAGGCCTACGGCGCCGAGGCGTTCGCGCGCGACCTCGCGGCCGCCGGGGGCGCGGGCGTCATCACGCCCGACCTGCCGCCCGACGACTGCCCCGAATGGTTCGCCGCCACCGACGGCTACGAACTCGATCGCGTCTTCCTCATCGCCCCGTCGTCGACGGACGAGCGCATCGAGCTCACGATGTCGTCGTGCCGGGGCTGGGTGTACGCATCGAGCGTCATGGGCGTCACCGGAGCCCGGGCGGCGACGTCCGACGCGGCCCCGGTCATCACCGAGCGGGCCCGCTCCATCGACCCGGGGTTGCCGGTCGGCATCGGGCTCGGGGTCTCGACGGGCGACCAGGCCGCCGAGATCGGGTCCTTCGCCGACCTCGTCATCGTGGGCTCGGCCCTGCTCAACTGTCTCGCCTCCGACGGTCTCGACCTGCAGAGCGACCTCATCGCGCTGCGCAAGCTGGCCGACGACCTGGCCGACGGGGTGGCGAGGGCGCGGCAGTGA
- the trpC gene encoding indole-3-glycerol phosphate synthase TrpC, whose amino-acid sequence MTVLDEIVAGVREDLAEHKSRVPLDDVRRAAREAPPALDPMPRFLADELAVIAEVKRRSPSKGALADIADPAALAASYELGGAAAISVLTEPRRFGGSLADLDAVRAAVQIPVLRKDFMVDEYQFYEARAHGADLVLLIVAALTDDELRRFADLTGELGMTALVETHTPDEVDRALAGGFPLIGVNNRNLKTLDIDLDTFAPLARRLGSGVVRVAESGIFTPQDAARVASEGADAILVGEALVKHGDPVGAIRSFRAASER is encoded by the coding sequence GTGACCGTCCTCGACGAGATCGTCGCTGGAGTCCGCGAAGACCTCGCCGAACACAAATCGCGGGTCCCGCTCGACGACGTGCGCCGAGCAGCCCGTGAAGCGCCGCCGGCGCTGGACCCCATGCCGCGGTTCCTGGCCGATGAGTTGGCCGTCATCGCCGAGGTGAAGCGCCGATCGCCCTCCAAGGGCGCACTCGCCGACATCGCCGACCCAGCCGCCCTCGCGGCATCGTACGAGCTGGGCGGCGCCGCTGCGATCTCCGTGCTCACCGAACCTCGCCGCTTCGGCGGGTCGCTGGCCGATCTCGACGCGGTGCGGGCGGCGGTCCAGATCCCCGTGCTGCGCAAGGACTTCATGGTCGACGAGTACCAGTTCTACGAGGCGCGTGCGCACGGCGCCGACCTGGTCCTGCTCATCGTGGCCGCTCTCACCGACGACGAGCTGCGCCGGTTCGCCGACCTGACGGGCGAACTGGGCATGACGGCCTTGGTGGAGACCCACACGCCCGACGAGGTGGACCGGGCACTCGCGGGTGGCTTCCCGCTCATCGGGGTCAACAACCGCAACCTCAAGACCCTCGACATCGATCTCGACACCTTCGCCCCGCTCGCCCGACGCCTGGGCAGTGGGGTCGTCCGCGTGGCCGAGTCGGGCATCTTCACGCCCCAGGACGCGGCCCGGGTAGCCTCGGAGGGAGCCGACGCCATCCTCGTCGGCGAAGCCCTCGTCAAGCACGGCGACCCGGTCGGCGCGATCCGCAGCTTCAGGGCTGCCTCAGAAAGGTAA
- the trpB gene encoding tryptophan synthase subunit beta, giving the protein MSTPDATGHFGRFGGRFVPEALQAALNELTEAFAQAQADPSFTAELARLQRDYSGRPTPITEADSFSKECGNARVLLKREDLNHTGAHKINNVLGQALLTKRMGKTRVIAETGAGQHGVATATAAALLGLECRVYMGEVDTQRQAVNVARMQLLGAEVHAVAAGSRTLKDAMNEAMRDWVTTVDTTHYLIGTVGGPHPFPYLVRELQRVISTEARQQMLDDHGALPDYVAACVGGGSNAIGMFADFIPDESVALYGFEAEGEGIMSGRHAATISAGTPGVLHGARTYVLQDEDGQTIESHSISAGLDYPGVGPEHAHLAQTGRAIYEPVTDADAMEAFRLLTRTEGIIPAIETAHALAGAMRLGRRIAEEDPSARPTILVCLSGRGDKDVATAFDYFGLSGQPDAIVGGLS; this is encoded by the coding sequence ATGAGCACCCCAGATGCCACTGGACATTTCGGTCGGTTCGGCGGACGGTTCGTCCCCGAGGCCCTGCAGGCAGCCCTCAACGAGCTGACCGAGGCATTCGCGCAGGCGCAGGCCGATCCGTCGTTCACCGCGGAGCTCGCACGCCTGCAGCGGGACTACTCGGGACGCCCCACCCCGATCACCGAGGCCGACAGCTTCTCGAAGGAGTGCGGCAACGCGCGTGTGCTCCTCAAGCGCGAGGATCTCAACCACACCGGCGCCCACAAGATCAACAACGTGCTGGGCCAAGCGCTGCTCACCAAGCGGATGGGCAAGACCCGCGTCATCGCGGAGACCGGGGCCGGCCAGCACGGCGTGGCGACGGCGACGGCAGCCGCGCTGCTCGGACTGGAGTGCCGGGTCTACATGGGCGAGGTGGACACACAGCGCCAGGCCGTCAACGTTGCCCGCATGCAGCTCCTCGGCGCCGAGGTGCACGCCGTGGCTGCCGGGTCGCGCACGCTGAAGGACGCCATGAACGAGGCCATGCGCGACTGGGTCACCACCGTTGACACGACGCACTACCTCATCGGCACCGTCGGTGGTCCGCACCCCTTCCCCTACCTCGTGCGGGAACTGCAGCGTGTCATCTCGACCGAGGCGCGCCAGCAGATGCTCGACGACCACGGGGCGCTGCCCGACTACGTGGCCGCCTGCGTCGGGGGAGGGTCGAACGCGATCGGCATGTTCGCCGACTTCATCCCCGATGAGTCGGTTGCCCTCTACGGGTTCGAGGCCGAGGGCGAGGGCATCATGTCCGGCCGGCACGCCGCGACTATCTCCGCCGGCACGCCGGGCGTTCTCCACGGCGCGCGCACCTACGTGCTGCAGGACGAGGACGGTCAGACCATCGAGTCCCATTCGATCTCCGCCGGCCTCGACTACCCGGGGGTCGGGCCCGAGCACGCCCACCTGGCGCAGACGGGGCGCGCCATCTACGAGCCGGTCACCGACGCCGACGCGATGGAGGCGTTCCGCCTCCTGACCCGGACCGAGGGGATCATCCCCGCCATCGAAACGGCCCATGCCCTGGCCGGGGCCATGCGCCTGGGCCGGCGGATCGCCGAGGAGGATCCGTCCGCGCGCCCCACCATTCTGGTGTGCCTCTCGGGCAGGGGCGACAAGGATGTGGCCACCGCCTTCGACTACTTCGGCCTGTCCGGTCAGCCCGACGCCATCGTCGGAGGCCTGTCGTGA